In Carya illinoinensis cultivar Pawnee chromosome 9, C.illinoinensisPawnee_v1, whole genome shotgun sequence, the following are encoded in one genomic region:
- the LOC122276653 gene encoding protein phosphatase 1 regulatory inhibitor subunit PPP1R8 homolog, whose amino-acid sequence MYGRAGLDRFKKAQSLEPFSVTLNSSAAKPNTHLAPNSKASLSSPTLQQHHVSQEVGQTQQLTQVGGGQSTWQPPDWAIEPRPGVYYLEVLKDGEVLDRINLDRRRHIFGRQFHTCDFVLDHQSVSRQHAAVIPHKNGSIYVLDLGSAHGTFVANERLTKDSPMELEVGQSLRFAASTRTYILRKNEEALFPRPPLPTEINLPPPPDPSDEEAVVAYNTLLNRYGLSKPGLLSKSIESDGSEAGRDDRQQLERPSKRKKKLRVAFRDQVGGELVEVVGVSDGADVETEPGPVGMKEGSLVGKYESLVQSTVIPKGKPQSSVKEDPTSQKGVTHKLQEVLNKVKTTSKSGIYDDLYGESFSGKVGFSWAYPSVSSGGGPDSTIKDIQGKASSGNSGNVDDNDDDLFGD is encoded by the exons atgtatGGAAGAGCTGGTCTTGATCGATTCAAGAAAGCTCAATCCTTGGAACCATTCTCGGTGACTCTCAACAGTTCCGCTGCCAAACCCAATACCCACTTGGCCCCTAACTCTAAGGCCTCACTTTCAAGCCCCACCTTGCAGCAGCACCATGTTTCTCAAGAGGTGGGGCAGACGCAACAGTTAACTCAGGTGGGAGGAGGCCAATCGACTTGGCAACCACCCGACTGGGCCATTGAGCCTCGTCCGGGAGTCTATTACCTCGAGGTTTTGAAGGATGGAGAGGTTCTTGATAGGATTAATCTAGATAGGCGGCGGCATATCTTTGGGAGGCAGTTTCATACTTGTGACTTCGTTCTTGATCACCAGTCGGTTTCACGCCAGCACGCGGCTGTCATTCCTCATAAGAATGGAAG CATATATGTACTTGATTTGGGATCTGCTCACGGTACATTTGTTGCAAATGAGCGCTTAACTAAAGATAGTCCTATGGAGCTTGAAGTGGGGCAGTCTTTGCGGTTTGCTGCATCAACAAGAACATATATcttgagaaagaatgaagaggCTCTTTTTCCTCGGCCTCCTCTGCCTACAGAGATTAATTTACCACCGCCTCCTGATCCATCTGATGAAGAAGCTGTAGTGGCTTATAACACACTTCTGAATCGTTATGGTCTGAGCAAGCCAGGCCTACTGTCTAAATCCATTGAATCTGATGGCTCAGAAGCGGGAAGAGATGACAGGCAGCAATTAGAGAGGCCtagtaagagaaaaaagaagctAAGAGTGGCTTTCCGGGATCAAGTTGGGGGAGAGTTGGTTGAAGTCGTTGGGGTTTCTGATGGTGCAGATGTCGAAACTGAACCTGGTCCAGTAGGCATGAAAGAAGGAAGTCTTGTTGGAAAATACGAGTCCCTTGTACAGTCTACAGTAATTCCCAAAGGAAAGCCACAGTCCTCTGTGAAAGAGGACCCTACTTCCCAGAAAGGGGTGACTCATAAGCTACAGGAAGTCTTGAATAAGGTCAAAACCACTTCAAAAAGCGGGATTTATGATGATCTCTATGGGgaatcattttctggaaaagtAGGTTTTTCCTGGGCATATCCCTCTGTTAGTTCTGGTGGTGGACCGGATTCTACTATTAAAGATATCCAAGGGAAGGCATCTAGTGGGAATTCAGGTAATGTTGATGACAATGATGACGATTTATTTGGTGACTAA